A segment of the Scophthalmus maximus strain ysfricsl-2021 chromosome 11, ASM2237912v1, whole genome shotgun sequence genome:
gTCGGTTGGATTTATGTATGTGCCTCTCTTTATTTAACGGACACATTTCACATCACCGCTGATGAAGGAAAACTAAGACAACGGTCGTCTTTTACCTCTCTTCGCCTCATTTTCTGCACATTCCCCGgcttccctcttccccctcttcctctctgtctccctccgcTGCTCCACTTTTACGCATCTCGGCCGTCTAGGTTTCCTTTCCCGAGGTTATAATAGTCAGACTGTGAAATCACCCGGGCCccacaccaacaccaacagcGCCCTCCCTTCGTCTGTGTGTCCTTCTTTCCCCTTCCACTCCCCCAACAGCTTTATCTCCCTCctctgagcccccccccctccccatcctcctctcactACTTATAGCCAATCTTTAATATTTATGGCCCCAAAGCTtgagaagtggggggggggacggacgacCCAATGAGGTAAGGGTGAGGGTTTGCACCGCAGAGGTTGAGGCTGCGGAGCTGCAGCGGCTATACCCAATCTCCTCTGGGCCCCCATGCTGAAGTGATTAGGCCACAGGAAGCTGAACCTGACATTGCTGAcactagcccccccccccaccaccaccaccaccaccaccaccaccaccacatcctgCCCCTAGACATCCACCCGCACCACATGACACCACGTCTCCGCGCTGACACCGGACTCGGCGGGGCGACCGCACACTGCTGATCTCCCTCCACTGATACGgtgacagagggatggaggggaagaGGATGCAGCAGGACACGCGACGgaaggaggaaaacacaaacctgAGATGagtgggggagtgtgtgtgtgtgtgtgggggggggtggcaaACTGCTTCCTTTATTGTTTCCCTGTCTCGTGGTGCTGGGGGCAGACGTAAACAGGAAAAAGCAACCGGCGACCGCCCGCCAAGTCAAAGTCTGGTTACCGCAGGTGCTTCATTTTGAGTTTCTGGGCTCACATGGATTAAGGcaggtgaaaaaagaaattctcatAGGACTAATTAACAACTAAAcccttcaaccccccccccccccccagtaaagATGAAACAGGCACATCACCAATCCAGTGCACGTTAGCTCTGCAATAAGAGACGCCTCGGTCAAAAAATGCACGgcagtttacagtaaatgacTCAATGACTGAGATAAACCTTCACCACGGAGCACTGCTGCCCTCTTGTGTTTGGAGGTGGAAAGGACAGAATCTAGTTATACTCCATTGAATGAATTCATgttcatggtttgtttttgtttttttgtttgaattgtttttgttcgagttttttttgcatggttACGGTGGTTTtgctttattattgttgtttatggCTTTTGTTGTCCAAAACaactcaatcaatcaaacaaaataTGGAAATTGCTCTTTCAGTTTGACTTTGTTAACAGAAAAACCCTACAAGGGAAAATGAGGCTGAATCCACTCGCGCACTGAAAAGATGACACAGCATTATTGATTTCgcaaatatatctttttttaatcttttctttccacAGCTCGCTCTATTAAAAGCTTCTTAAAATCACCAGCACATTATAGGCTTCTTCTATTTACACATGAAaagcacgcaaacacacacacacaaaagtatgTTTGCACTCTGCATTACATATTCACATCCGACAATCAAACATATATTAATTGgtctgaattatttatttttagtgaataAAGTATATTCTtaattcatatgtttttttcccattataTTAGCGCTGAATGAGGCACATGTAGGCAAAGAAAATATCCACGATTCTTTGATGAGCCCTCGACACATCTCCGCCTGGATCTAACCaacgaaataaaataataatccccTTAATCTCAGctgttatttgtcttttatctctctctctctctctctctctctctcgcctccctTTCTCCCCGAGTATGGTGACTGCCGCTCTTGTTTGACTCCCGTCTCCGGTGGAAGTTGTTTCATTTCGCTAATGCAGAAGTAAAACCGgctccgtttaaaaaaaaaaaaacgtctcgGCCTCGTTGAATACTCGAGGGGGCCACGGGGAACAATCACAAACACCCGCACAAGTCAGCGAGGAATACAAACTCCGGTCAGGAACAAAGGGGGAATGGAAATCAATGGCAGgatatgcagattttttttctcttctgacaGCTCGacgcgcaaaaaaaaaaaaaaaaaatctgttgagaGTTTGCCCTCTGTTCGCCCTTGctaggataaaaaaaacaaaaaaacaacggaGATGGAGGATATAAAAATTCAGTATGATGAAGAGAGGACACAGCATTACACCTACTTAGTTTTGTGTGAAGGTGATCCGAAACAATCAATAAAAGAATGTACCGCGTTCGCAAAGCAGGGCTGAATCGCCCGAGGCATGGTCATATCTAGAAATGCACGGCGAACCAAACCATCGGGAATTCATTTAAAGATAAACAGTGCATTATTTAAAAGTTGCGCGgcgtgtttttttaaatatttatcttcTATGCACAGTTGTAGTTGTCGGACTGCCGACACTTGAGGAGCTTGAGGAAGACCTCCATCTTGTGGGCGTCCTTCTTGAAGCAGCTGATCAGGGTGTAGTCCCGCATGACCGATTCCAACATGTCGGGCAGCGCGTCGTACTGGAACAGGCCGTGCTCGTTGTAGGTCGTGGTCAACATCCCCTCGTCCAACATCTGGAGCGTGGAGGAAACATGAAGGAAATATTTGAACACGAGGGGGTTTCAAAGAGGGACTCAAACTCACACCTATTGTGGTGAAACCAAGTTTGAAGCCAGGagtttgaccagcgccatcttgtttttgttgttgtttatttgcaaCCAGATATAGGATTGGGAGTGTGGTCTGATTTAAGGCCCGCCCACTTCTCACCCACCTTCACCCCtaaccatgcactgattggacggtaccagctgtcaatcacaccgtatccacgctccaatgcatacagGGCTTTATCGGCTATTTTACCCAACATGAAactgaaactagcgattgagaccacaAATTTTCGGGACCCCTGTGACTAcgtctgtttttttcatacacagTCTGTGGCTGATATATGATTTGAAAAATCTTTTTCACTCACCTTCCTGATAAGGACCACCACCCCTTGCTCCAGGCTGATGAGTTTGTCAGACACCCACTTGGTCTTGTTGAGCAGCATGTCCGGCGCGTTCTCGTAGCGATCGAGCGTGGTCTGCAGGTAGACCAGGGGCTCGATCCACGACTGGACCAGCATCAGCACCGAGTGCAGCAGCCATTTATCCTGAAGGGGCATACGAAGAGTTAAAGACCACCTCCactccaaaaaatatttttcttctgttcctgtcctctaacatgtctgacactGAATATAGGGACTGGAGTCTGAGCTAatgaggtgttttcacattcctctcctggaggaggagatttctgtgtcacttctctgcaatttgaaattcaaacgaatcctttTCACGCTAGATTTgatcacaaatacagaaaaaaaatcgctgtcgaatatgcaaatgtgaggcaaagaaactggaaacttccagtgcagctgAGGCAGCGCGtgcacgagaggacggcaggtgtgtcagcagacagttagcgatagcattagcagttagcgtccacgagaggacggcaggtgcgtcagcagacagttagcgttagcattagtagttggtgaaagttttatggctgaatctctccCCATTGTTGCCACCAGCCGtgttgttgcgcacattcttccaccggtcaacctagcatgagggcggggcctgtgttatttgcatatcatgaatattcatagtctcagaattcttcaatgagggagagggagtggatgatttccagccccatttcagggtttaaaaaaaataaaattttggctaaacaatgttaaactaaatattaagcattgcagattattttaataaactttaaaacgtgactggaggggttctttaaacAGATACCTACAGTGAATGAAGATGTATGCAAGCCACTAGTGAGTCTTTTTCAAgcatttcattgataaaacaaaGGCAGTCACGCAGACTTTGCTATATTGCTACTTGTCTTTCTGTGAACTGTTATATATGTTGTGAATATAGCAGTTCATTTGCCCTTCACACTTTCTGTAAGATAGCGACGGACAAGAGGGATCAAATGAGGCTCGAGAACTTGACAACCGCTTGACAACTCGATAACAGCGTTGCTTTGTATCAACAGCTtgtcagcggggggggggggggggggggggcggggaatACTTCAAACGGTGACGCAGTTGAGTCGGCTTGAATTCTTCCCTGAGCAGAGGTGACTTTAAACCATGGAAGTGCAAATGACACCGTGCAAATGGCCATTAAACTGCGGAGCAGGCGATATTTCAACAGAAAAGGGCAGAGGATGAATTACTCACATTAAGAGGAAGGAGCCTTTGCCGTGCATGCAGTTTCAAAGATCACATTTACCATCAAAAGGGATGACATAACTCTCAACCAGCAGAAGCAATAttaccacaaaaaaatgaaaaaagaagagtccTTGAATAAATTGCTTTTGCCATATTTCCTGTACTTGGCCTTTTGTTAGTTGAAGGGAGGATTATTGTAAAGCTTTTCGCAGTGACCGGATTACACTTCGCGTCTCAGCCCGGTCTTGGGCTCCGTCCAGTTTCCGGCCTACTGGTCGCGTTGACCTTTAACCCCGGGAAAAATGCTGCGGCCTGCTGGACAAAGGCCGAAAAAACCTCAAATGGGCACAGAGGGTTTTTGAAATGTCGCGCACAGACGTGTCCCGTGTATATTTAGGAAATGAGAAGAGCTCTTATTCCACATAGTGCAAAAGCAGACGCGCACACGGATTCAAATACACGTGCACTACAATAGCAGGCACATCGAGCAACATTCGGCGACGTACGGAGATTCGCTCACGCGCAAATACAAGCTATGCCCTCGTTTGTGTTGCTCCCGCACACAGTCGGTCATGAATTAATCCATATGTATAAAGCACAGACGCACGCAAGCAGACGCTATTCGTAGATCTAGAGATTTAAAGCCCTgacaaaaggaaacagaaaaggggaaggggggggggggggggggtgttcaagGGTGATCGGTGAATTGAACGACGTGCACTTACAGATATGTGTTGGATTTCACTTTTGGAGCTGGGGATGGGCAACGCCTTGGTGATGCACGAGTAGCCGGCCTGGTTCCTCTGGAGCCGCAGCGGGAAGGGCACGAACATCTCCTCCTGCAACGATGGgtgtgaaaaaatgaatttacacacacacacacacacacacacacacacacacacacgatccatgtgcacacacacacgatgtggcacgtaagtgtgtttttttgactTCTATATTACCCTAGCCACAACCCTCCCGCGGCACaggtgtgcatgtgagtgtatatatatatatgtgtgtatatatatatatatatatatatatatatatatatatatatatatatatatatatatatatgtatataaatttaaattaaatttaacaagacaacaaaaaaatcttcataaATGTCATGAACCACAAAACGCGACAAATCTACGGAAAACATGAAGGAAATTTTTCTTCGCCGCGGCGTTTTCCCTGCAAGTGCGCATGCGTCAGAGTAACGCCCGCCCTCGGGCATCGGTGAACGCGGCTAAACGCAAATGTGACACCCGAATACATTAAACACGGATCCTGAGGTTGATCCCACAATTTTTCAGAAACCGCAATAAAAAACCCCGTGGTtctctttggtttttttaaaaaaaattacaagaaaCGCAAAATGGGGAAAACAGGCAATAAGTAGGACGCGGCAGGACAAGGGCGGAGGTCAGCGTGGTCCACGTTCCAAAAGACAATTTTTTGGGCCCCTCGAGCAGCAAGAGTCGAGAAGGGAGCTTCAACAGGCTCTCTCTCCCCGCTGCGGTGTACCATTACAACACACACCCCACTGTaggacttcttcttcttcttcttcttcttcttcttcttcttcaataaaACATCTTTTGCGGCCCAGAAGAGAAAGCGAAGATTACTTTGAAGCCCGCGGAGCGCGGCGGCGATCGTGTCGGAATCAAAAGCAAGACAACACCAAGAGAATCTGAGAGAAGGTGtcaagaagaaagaaaccaaaaaaaaaacccagaccaACACAAAGTCTCCTCGCTCCCGTTTGTATGATTCGGTCGGTGCTGCTGGTTGGTAATGAAATGATTCCCGGGTGTGGGGAATGTAGAACGAGCTCCCCGCTGTGACCGACGTCTGTTTAACACTTGACACCGAGTTTCCTCGCTCTCCGGATCGACTCGAGTTTTTATTGCGTGTCGagattattttataatattttatcatattcatATGTAACACCGCTGTCGCTTGTCGCCCGCGGCTGCGTTTTTCTGCGGCGCCGCTTCGCCAAAATGCTTATTTCACCTttcattaaaagaagaaaaaaagagaagcacgTGCCCGACAGCCTCAATTAAAGCATTTCATCGTGTAAGTTACGGGTCTGCAGCCGGagcctccctcttttcttttgaggGAAAAGATGAAATCAATGAAAGAACCCGTGTGATCAGCGTGCCGGGCGAGTCGGTGTCTCCTGCAGCTAACCCGCGTGCTGGAGGGGAAAGGGCACAAGCGAAGGGCGTCGTCGGGGGCCGACGTCGACTCACAAACATGGCACACGACTCCTCGGAGACGCGGTAGATGAGCTCGGCGTGCTGGATGACGCGGTCCAGGAGCTTCTCCTGGGAGATGGACGGGCAGCGGTAGAGGCTGCCCTGCTCCTCGGTGCAGTCCAGCGGCATGGCCGCGGTGAGCAGGCAGGGCCAGAGCAGCGCGGCCCACACGGCCCTCCACGCGACTGGAGGCAAAACACATGGACAGACGCATAAGGtatgataagatatgataagataagatatgataagatatgataagataagataagatatgataagataagataagataagatgagataagatatgataagataagataagatatgataagataagataagataagataagatatgataagataagaaaagatatgataagataagatatgataagataagaaaagatatgataagataagatatgataagataagataagatatgataagataagataggataagataagataagatatgataagataagataagataagataagatatgataagatatgatatgatatgagaAGAGAAGATAAGATAGGATAAGATATTTCTTCGTTCGTACCACAATTGGGAAATTGgtttgttacagcagcacagtggacagaatataggagAAATAGCAGAATACAACGGAATTTACAGGTATGTCATATGTCATgcagaaaaactgaatattatGTGCTTTTCCTAAGTGTCTGGTTATTATAGGACTGCaactattattcatattttcattatcgattagttgttttgtccataaaatggtgaaaaatgtgtcaaccgtgtcgtccacacaccaaagatatcgGGTTCGCTGTCACAGAGGCGCAAAGGATCCAGAAATAACATTCACgtctaagaagctgaaatcagagaattttgacttttcttttcataaaaaacaaactcaacaaaatgaaattgaCTAATTGATTTCTCAAGAATAGTTGTCAATCACTAATCGACTGACTTGTTGCAGCTCCACTGGTTTACCTTCTGAAAACTGCACTAAATGCAAATCTCTGCACAAATAAGTGAGAGGGACATAAACTATATCCGTTAACACAATTACAAAACGTGTcccaaacttgttttttttcttcttttctgcaaGTTGTTACCTGTGCCTGTCATCGAGTTCATCGTGTCCGGAGTCTTCGGGTCCTTCTCGGCCGCCCAGTCGCGCCCTCTCCACTTATGAACCCTTTGCCGGGGGTCATGAATAAAGTGAAAAGGTCGACCCGGGGGCTGGCCGAGTCGGCCAAGGTATGTGATTGTTCTGTTTTAAACATATAGCTGGGACATCGGAGACCCTTcgataaatgaaaacattagaACCACAAAGGGGCTTCGCacgtattttattatttcataccACGGGGCTGAAAGCATCGGCCAACGAAGGACAAAGAGAGATTGGAGTCGTCGAGCAAAAGGCGGATTCAAAACACTGAAAGGAATCCCTTGTGCTGATGTATGTGATGTCGATTTTGAAACATGCGTGACGGAGACaggggaaggagaagacagCTGTGATAGATGTGACAAAGGAGACGAAGCTGAGTGAAATGAGGGAGTCGGAAAATCAGGGGGATCTGAGAAAACccctgaaatgtgtgtgtgtgtgtgtgtgtgtgtgtgtcccagttgTAATGAATGTGTCGGAGCTTGTCGTGTATAGTAGGGAAGCAAATAATCCACGGCTGCGTGGCACGGTGGTATTTTTTCAGGATAAAAGACGGGGGCCATTTTTGATTCCACGCACAGACGTGACAAAAAGAGTCGGATGCCGTTAATTATGCGAGCGAACGGTTTGCGGCCAACGAGGACGCCGAGCGCCACGTGAGGCTTGACGTCGAGTGTCTCCTTCACCCTTCGGCGGCACACGTTTGCTGGATAAGCCCAAGACAGATGGGGATCAGGAAGTGGCAGCTGACGGGCGTCGTGTTACCGAGCTCGACGTCACGGGGACGCTTCCTATTCACGCGTCTTCAAGACACCTGAGGCCTCTTCTCACGCACGTCGACCTCTTACATATGGAACTATCTTCTGGCTCTAATCACTGTTCTTTCCCTCACCTGCCTCCGCTTGCGTGACAAACTAAGCAGATTGTCCATATTTACGGAGCACGTCCTCAATCTCCTCGTGCCAGATCCAGTCCAACGTGCGCGGACATTAATGAGAACTGTGAAAACTGCACGTTTTAAAAAGCACTAAGCACCGCGGGGTAGCACTCAAGTCATGGTTGCGATTATTAATCTGTGTGGGGGTATTTAGTCATTGTATTGAGttgtttgggggttttgggagggggggggtttgcattttttttgcttaatcTAATCTGATTTGGATATCTGCCCAAAAATGCTGTTATAGGTTCAGGTTCAACCTCATCACTTCCTCATGCTAGATTCTATAAATCCACATTAAGGCACAAGCTTGATCTGCACGACATCGTGCAGATCAAGCATTTTTGCACATGTGACGCGCGTGTGCATTTTTGCACACGTGCGTCAAACACGTCTGCTATTACCAGTATTCTAATGTAGCATTGATAACTTtgacatttgtgaaaaaagacaTGAATGAAGAAAGACGATACCAATGAATGAAAGCATTTGATGAATGACGCAGAAgcatttcagacacatttctctTCAAGAAATGTCCAATGTTGTCAATTTTgatatgaaaacaatgtgaatttATTGAAACAGCAAATTTAATGTACTATAAGACTAtggttttgtttgaataatttgatTTAACCATGACAAAAAGCAGCGATGCAGCAGTACAGGAAAAGTAATCTTGAATTCATTCAGAaacgattttttttatttggtctcctgaaatatttgttttattcccaACAGTGAGAAAAATACAACTTTACACACATAACGTTTTTAACTCTACATCGCACATATAGCCAATCGTTTCTCGGCTACaagcaaaataaacaacaatgacaaataaTGTTTAGgcccttttttgtattttacttgcATATTACATTTCCATCCCTTTGCATTACACGGATTTATcataaacaaactaataaacGCAATGTGATGCACATTTGTCAGTCTAACGTAAATGAAACAAGTACGATTTATGTAAAAAGTCCCAATAGACCCTCTGtgtacacattcatacactataaccacattttcactgtatatatataattaatgaatccaatttgtttcaaatttgtATTTGGTTTATGTATTCGATGTTAATaatatttgtttgaaatcacatcAGGGTTTATCGGTTTGTTCATTTGAGCTTGAAAGCTTTATATGAAAGCATATatgcataaaatatatatattcaaactgGCGGCCAATCACACTGGACACCGGCAGTCTGGGATTTGAAGCAGAGCTACAGGTTCCTCCAGTAACTGATGCATCAACACCTTATTTTGACACGTTTTACAGTGTATTAAAAATGTACGCGCTGGCAACATTCACTGTGAACTAATCGCTCGTGAAATGACTGAAAACTGGTTCGTAGTATCGCGTGTCGTCGATCGGAGCTTCTCCCCTGCGGTGCGCCGACATCCAGGAGAGTTGTCTGATCAGTTGTTTACAGTGCGTGTCACTTTGAGCGCTCGCGAATGAAAGAAACGTCACGTGTCGGTCCGACAATCGAGTCAAAGGAGTGAGGGCGTTGAGCGGGGAGTGCAACGCTcaattattctgtttaattctgTCGTGTGACTCGATGTTTGCCGGGAGACAACGACAGCAATCTCCTCATTAGCCCGTCACTATTGATCCAGCCTTTCTCACGCAACAATGAGGACGACGGACCTAATCTCCACTTGCAAATAACCCCTCTGCTCGCTAATAACGGCACCAGTGCGTCGTGTCAATGCCTCtgatttatttctttctgaCCGTCAACCCCGGGGTCTGACATTGGCGGCTTTTCCGAGTGCGACAGGTCGCCACTACTTAGCAGGTCCCGGGTTTGATTGATTTGTCCCTTCGGCGGGttattggattttgttttttctccttccaggCTCCACACTTATA
Coding sequences within it:
- the smtla gene encoding somatolactin alpha; translated protein: MNSMTGTVAWRAVWAALLWPCLLTAAMPLDCTEEQGSLYRCPSISQEKLLDRVIQHAELIYRVSEESCAMFEEMFVPFPLRLQRNQAGYSCITKALPIPSSKSEIQHISDKWLLHSVLMLVQSWIEPLVYLQTTLDRYENAPDMLLNKTKWVSDKLISLEQGVVVLIRKMLDEGMLTTTYNEHGLFQYDALPDMLESVMRDYTLISCFKKDAHKMEVFLKLLKCRQSDNYNCA